The Leptospira fainei serovar Hurstbridge str. BUT 6 genome includes a window with the following:
- a CDS encoding alpha/beta hydrolase family protein — protein sequence MIEKYYLVGFPFLVRYAGLGFSSVPAFKERNILIDSGLEIRTKIFPGKKNAPAVYIQHGMSARGIEDPRILELARHLYNTGFTVYLPELPEVRGLKVSSETVPKIRSTFRAIYELEGKPVSYLSASFSAGMGMVALSSEEEQVRLSSTLLVGTYADFSKTLPFVIANFERDPYAVYVMLYNYIKKIRSNFQALEEFFRESALDSGLQRREEAAIGLRMYSALSSEEREFVDEIRSVPSFREKLSVEILNSLPPGFIKENSPANFTSSWRKPIALLHGFDDPVISPGESEDLFLDLRNRLKDPPIFVKSRLLTHGDHLPFYTQFPEIPSMAKIWGFFIKNAFES from the coding sequence ATGATAGAAAAATATTATTTAGTCGGCTTTCCCTTCCTGGTTCGATATGCAGGTCTCGGTTTTTCTTCCGTTCCGGCGTTCAAAGAAAGAAACATACTGATAGATTCCGGATTAGAAATAAGAACGAAAATTTTTCCAGGAAAAAAAAACGCGCCTGCTGTCTATATCCAGCACGGGATGAGCGCCCGAGGCATCGAGGATCCTCGAATTTTGGAACTAGCGAGGCATCTCTATAATACCGGATTTACCGTTTACTTACCCGAATTGCCGGAAGTCAGAGGCTTGAAAGTTTCGTCCGAAACTGTGCCTAAAATCCGTTCTACATTTCGCGCCATTTACGAGCTGGAAGGAAAACCGGTTTCGTATCTGTCCGCAAGCTTCTCTGCCGGAATGGGAATGGTCGCTCTTTCGAGCGAAGAGGAACAAGTCAGGTTATCGTCTACCTTGTTGGTAGGGACATATGCGGATTTTAGCAAAACGCTTCCGTTTGTAATCGCTAATTTTGAAAGAGACCCATATGCGGTGTACGTAATGCTCTACAATTACATTAAAAAGATCAGGAGTAATTTTCAGGCCTTGGAAGAATTCTTTCGGGAATCCGCTTTGGATTCGGGCCTTCAACGACGGGAAGAGGCGGCAATCGGTCTTAGAATGTATTCGGCTCTGAGTTCGGAGGAACGCGAATTTGTGGATGAAATTAGATCCGTGCCATCCTTCCGGGAGAAATTGTCGGTGGAAATTTTGAATTCTCTTCCACCTGGCTTCATCAAAGAGAATTCCCCTGCCAATTTTACCTCTTCTTGGAGAAAACCGATCGCATTATTACACGGATTTGACGATCCGGTGATTTCTCCGGGCGAATCCGAGGATTTATTCCTGGACCTCCGGAATCGCCTAAAGGACCCCCCGATCTTTGTAAAATCGCGTTTATTGACCCATGGCGATCATTTGCCATTCTATACTCAGTTTCCGGAAATTCCGTCTATGGCTAAAATATGGGGATTCTTCATAAAAAACGCCTTTGAGTCTTAA
- a CDS encoding CsgG/HfaB family protein yields the protein MKLNCFRTAALLTVFLSLIDCKSAQHFDVQVIAKSGISQPGKDKYVVFPFEMAEGLKQNEAVANRRKNIEARNREKAELALVKTGLTVLERSKVDKLLNEMTFGKTGVTESDGLNIGKLLNSNFALFGKITNYNVARRGVRVRFMAEVIVKAVDIESGVIAWEAILKGHMPFNNGEQTILDAENTMYELFSKKLTEL from the coding sequence ATGAAACTTAATTGTTTTCGAACCGCCGCGTTACTTACGGTCTTTCTATCGTTGATTGATTGCAAAAGCGCGCAACATTTCGACGTTCAAGTAATCGCTAAATCCGGAATCTCTCAACCCGGAAAGGATAAATATGTCGTTTTTCCTTTCGAAATGGCGGAGGGGCTGAAGCAAAATGAGGCGGTTGCGAACCGTAGAAAAAATATAGAGGCAAGAAATCGAGAGAAAGCAGAATTGGCACTTGTAAAGACGGGTCTGACGGTTCTGGAACGAAGTAAAGTCGATAAACTTTTAAATGAAATGACGTTCGGTAAAACCGGTGTGACTGAAAGCGACGGTTTAAATATCGGAAAATTATTGAATTCGAATTTTGCTCTCTTTGGAAAAATTACAAATTATAATGTAGCTAGAAGGGGAGTGCGCGTAAGATTCATGGCCGAAGTAATCGTTAAGGCTGTGGATATCGAATCAGGAGTAATCGCCTGGGAGGCTATCCTAAAAGGGCATATGCCTTTTAATAACGGAGAACAGACTATATTGGATGCGGAAAATACCATGTACGAGCTGTTCAGTAAAAAACTTACTGAACTCTGA
- a CDS encoding LIC11177 family protein, which produces MAEKKKTILSEVLKREKFQKLEKKDKDKTPKSVIVVRPDSDPSPKKEDGPGRKIYKAIDESMGDLRFYFLEGEYREKVAGLFNSHESQFDRLGITPRRFLDFARESFDRFKQLQKKMPLEPMSKKAWEYMDRSLNELIGKLNEKFSR; this is translated from the coding sequence TTGGCGGAAAAAAAGAAAACCATTCTTAGCGAAGTTTTGAAGCGGGAAAAATTTCAAAAACTCGAAAAGAAAGATAAGGATAAGACACCGAAGAGCGTGATTGTCGTGAGGCCTGATTCCGACCCGTCTCCGAAAAAGGAAGATGGCCCTGGTCGTAAGATCTATAAAGCTATAGACGAGTCGATGGGCGACCTTCGCTTTTATTTTTTGGAAGGCGAATACCGCGAAAAGGTGGCTGGACTTTTTAATTCACATGAAAGTCAATTTGATCGCCTCGGAATTACCCCACGTCGGTTTCTGGATTTTGCAAGGGAATCTTTTGATCGATTCAAGCAGCTTCAAAAGAAGATGCCTTTGGAACCGATGAGTAAGAAGGCCTGGGAATACATGGACCGTAGTTTGAACGAACTCATTGGCAAGCTAAACGAAAAGTTTAGCAGATAA
- a CDS encoding peptide chain release factor 3 translates to MSESVVTQKSVEEETKRRRTFAIIAHPDAGKTTLTEKLLLYGGAIQLAGAVKARKNRKAATSDWMEMEKEKGISITSAALQFEYKNHVLNLLDTPGHEDFSEDTYRTLIAADTAVMVLDAGKGVEPQTIKLFKVCRDRGIPIVTFINKMDRPTKPLFELLDEIEKVLGITAIPMVWPIGTGVDFSGVYNRLDKKIYTYDKTPGGSQKSAFQSSGIEDPNLDSMFEDWVLKAFREEVELVEDGIGKFSLQDFLESKITPVFFGSAVNNFGIQLFLDHFLEIAPPPLYFPLKDGARLDPVTTPFSGFVFKVQANMNKAHRDRIAFLRVCSGKFERGLNVNHGRLGKQVKLSSSFAFFGQDRNTVDEAYPGDIIGLVNPGTYAIGDVLASGKVPDLKPLPVFAPEIFATLSCVETGSLKSFRKGIEQLAEEGILHLFTSQTVGGGLPVIGAMGQLQFEVFRRRLQDEYGAPTNINILPYQVSCWLPEEDIGKVPAGSNLVVDSIGRAALLFDSEWEKGYFQKKNPEIRLLDYPTQEILQD, encoded by the coding sequence GTGTCTGAATCGGTCGTTACCCAGAAATCTGTGGAAGAGGAAACCAAACGTAGAAGAACGTTTGCGATTATCGCTCACCCTGATGCTGGAAAAACCACTCTCACTGAAAAACTCCTACTTTACGGGGGCGCTATTCAATTAGCGGGAGCCGTTAAGGCCAGAAAGAATCGCAAGGCTGCCACTTCCGATTGGATGGAAATGGAAAAGGAGAAGGGAATTTCGATTACTTCCGCCGCCTTACAATTCGAATACAAGAATCATGTTTTAAATCTATTGGACACGCCGGGCCACGAGGACTTTTCGGAAGATACATATCGGACTTTAATCGCAGCGGACACTGCGGTCATGGTTTTGGATGCCGGAAAGGGGGTCGAACCCCAGACCATTAAACTTTTTAAAGTTTGTCGAGATCGTGGAATTCCGATCGTTACATTCATCAATAAAATGGACCGCCCGACGAAGCCTCTCTTTGAATTACTGGACGAGATAGAAAAAGTATTAGGTATTACTGCAATTCCCATGGTATGGCCGATTGGAACCGGCGTGGATTTTAGCGGAGTTTACAATCGTCTTGATAAGAAAATTTATACGTACGATAAAACTCCCGGAGGCTCGCAAAAATCGGCCTTCCAAAGTTCCGGTATCGAAGATCCGAATTTGGACTCTATGTTCGAAGATTGGGTTTTGAAAGCGTTTCGTGAGGAAGTTGAACTTGTTGAGGACGGGATCGGAAAATTCTCCTTACAGGATTTTTTAGAATCTAAAATTACTCCCGTATTTTTTGGATCTGCGGTGAACAACTTCGGCATTCAATTGTTCTTGGATCACTTTTTAGAAATTGCCCCCCCTCCTTTATATTTTCCTTTGAAAGACGGTGCGAGATTGGATCCGGTGACGACTCCCTTTAGCGGGTTCGTTTTCAAAGTTCAGGCGAACATGAACAAAGCGCATCGGGATCGTATAGCATTCTTGAGAGTTTGTTCCGGAAAGTTTGAACGAGGATTGAACGTAAATCACGGTCGACTCGGAAAGCAAGTGAAGCTTTCATCCTCCTTCGCGTTTTTCGGTCAAGATCGAAATACAGTGGATGAAGCTTATCCTGGGGATATCATCGGATTAGTAAACCCGGGCACATATGCGATAGGCGACGTGCTGGCTAGCGGAAAGGTTCCGGATTTAAAACCACTTCCGGTATTTGCGCCCGAAATTTTTGCGACACTTTCTTGCGTTGAAACCGGATCTTTAAAGAGTTTTCGAAAGGGAATCGAACAGCTGGCGGAGGAAGGCATTTTGCATTTATTTACTTCTCAAACCGTCGGGGGAGGACTTCCGGTTATCGGAGCAATGGGACAGTTGCAATTCGAAGTATTCCGCCGACGTCTTCAAGACGAATACGGAGCTCCTACCAATATCAATATCCTTCCGTACCAAGTTTCATGCTGGCTTCCTGAGGAAGATATAGGAAAGGTTCCTGCCGGTTCCAATCTGGTCGTTGATAGTATCGGTCGAGCCGCCTTATTATTCGATTCGGAATGGGAAAAAGGATATTTTCAAAAGAAGAATCCTGAAATCCGTCTTTTGGATTATCCTACTCAGGAAATTCTGCAAGATTAA
- a CDS encoding rhomboid family intramembrane serine protease produces MAKRNYGSSLKLFGFSVFHPLNIILFTNFAVWGLLMLEGGGGILTYYFGLNPSLVVEKGMVWQVFTYGFLHVVGEGLFMPFLHIGMNMFGLYTLGFWICRYMNEWKFFTIYLLSQLGGGIFVVVFAFVGLKTGLVPEYSSWDSYHTSTIGASGGVFGILAVFGLLFPDARFAFPPVRAKYAPWVLIGVGFAYDLFTLLQYYRSEDHQTSFFGMMSNSGHLGGAVFGLLALKIFAHWGKPVKSPIFIKRIKKVVSPNTSVPMEDFFEVQIRKNRDLLNKLHAISSVEEREKILEPLQATDTNLCPPSSYDSDDPFCLRCEWLQNCELRRLRKKDPLV; encoded by the coding sequence ATGGCAAAGAGAAATTACGGCTCTAGTCTGAAGCTGTTCGGATTTTCCGTATTCCATCCCCTGAACATTATACTATTTACGAACTTCGCCGTATGGGGACTCCTCATGCTCGAAGGCGGCGGGGGAATTTTAACGTATTACTTTGGTCTCAATCCAAGCCTCGTCGTAGAGAAGGGAATGGTTTGGCAGGTCTTTACCTACGGTTTTCTTCATGTAGTTGGCGAGGGATTATTCATGCCGTTTTTACATATAGGCATGAATATGTTCGGTCTATATACGCTCGGATTTTGGATTTGTCGTTATATGAACGAGTGGAAATTTTTTACGATTTATCTTTTATCGCAACTCGGTGGCGGAATTTTCGTGGTAGTTTTTGCTTTTGTCGGATTAAAGACCGGCTTAGTACCTGAATATTCTTCTTGGGATAGTTATCACACTTCTACTATCGGAGCGAGCGGAGGGGTCTTTGGAATTCTTGCAGTATTTGGACTTCTTTTTCCAGATGCGAGATTTGCCTTCCCGCCGGTACGAGCAAAATACGCTCCATGGGTTCTCATAGGTGTAGGCTTTGCTTATGACCTTTTTACATTGCTTCAGTATTATCGGAGTGAAGATCATCAGACTTCTTTTTTTGGAATGATGAGTAATTCCGGACATCTTGGCGGTGCAGTATTCGGTTTACTTGCGCTAAAAATTTTCGCTCATTGGGGAAAACCGGTTAAATCTCCCATCTTTATCAAAAGGATTAAGAAGGTCGTGAGTCCAAACACTTCGGTTCCGATGGAGGATTTCTTTGAAGTTCAAATTCGTAAAAACCGAGATTTACTAAATAAGCTGCATGCGATTTCGTCCGTCGAAGAAAGAGAGAAGATTCTAGAACCGTTACAAGCTACGGATACGAATCTTTGCCCGCCTTCTTCTTACGACTCTGACGATCCGTTTTGCCTACGTTGCGAATGGTTGCAAAATTGTGAATTGCGTAGGTTGAGAAAGAAAGATCCTCTCGTCTAA
- a CDS encoding chemotaxis protein CheX, with the protein MSLNLDPLLDEKFILTISQIFPEFLDKNLGVNAAREAFGPSKNEGFCYENCTSVEFKGEAEGRLFLAMDGYTKLKLLPKIARSFHIDPTIRSHAASIMLEFANQICAELISEMKLGRFKIDILPPENLNHKLVPVDLEHFRQYILIYFLKDESVKQYLGRIYLILLMKKY; encoded by the coding sequence ATGTCTTTAAATTTGGATCCTTTACTCGACGAAAAGTTTATTCTTACGATCTCGCAGATCTTTCCGGAATTTCTAGATAAAAATTTGGGAGTTAATGCCGCTAGAGAAGCTTTCGGCCCTTCAAAGAATGAAGGGTTCTGTTACGAAAATTGCACATCCGTAGAATTCAAAGGAGAGGCGGAAGGTCGATTGTTTTTAGCCATGGACGGTTATACAAAATTAAAATTATTACCGAAGATCGCTCGCTCATTCCATATTGATCCGACTATCCGAAGCCATGCTGCATCGATCATGCTTGAATTTGCCAATCAGATTTGCGCCGAGCTTATTTCGGAAATGAAATTGGGCAGATTTAAGATCGATATATTACCGCCCGAAAATCTGAATCATAAATTAGTTCCCGTCGACTTGGAACATTTTAGACAATATATACTAATCTATTTCTTAAAAGATGAAAGTGTAAAACAATATCTTGGAAGAATCTATCTGATTCTTCTTATGAAAAAATATTAA
- the mtnA gene encoding S-methyl-5-thioribose-1-phosphate isomerase, with amino-acid sequence MEKQNLRPIFWEGRILRLLDQRMIPGKKEWFLASTADDTILAIREMIVRGAPAIAITGLFGVVLELKKFDTKPSYETLEIILSRILESRPTAVNLRTALDEFRKLLPKEKFESLNFGEIQNIAEKFAISVYEDDIRNNIALSNNGLALFPNKSEKIKILTHCNTGALATAGHGTALGVIRSLHEGGYDLTVYADETRPYLQGARLTAWELLEEGIDSYLITDSMAGWLMATQKINAVIVGVDRVAANGDSANKIGTYPLAIVAKAHGVPFYIAATEKSFDFRIASGKDIPIEMRNPEEVTRLNFLKKEDGSPILGEGIIAPKAVKALNPSFDVTPAEFITAFITERGIIKPSEIQKVFG; translated from the coding sequence TTGGAAAAGCAAAATTTACGACCTATCTTCTGGGAAGGCCGAATTTTACGTCTTTTAGACCAGCGCATGATCCCCGGCAAAAAAGAATGGTTTTTGGCGTCCACTGCAGACGACACAATCCTAGCTATCCGCGAAATGATTGTTAGGGGGGCGCCGGCGATCGCCATAACCGGATTATTCGGCGTTGTCTTAGAATTAAAAAAATTCGATACCAAGCCGTCGTATGAAACGCTGGAGATAATTCTATCTCGCATTTTAGAATCGAGACCGACGGCGGTTAATCTGCGAACCGCTCTCGACGAATTTAGGAAACTACTCCCAAAGGAAAAATTCGAATCCTTAAACTTCGGTGAGATACAAAATATCGCCGAGAAATTTGCGATTAGCGTCTACGAAGATGATATTCGAAATAACATAGCTCTATCCAATAATGGATTGGCTTTATTTCCGAATAAGTCGGAAAAAATAAAAATATTAACTCACTGCAATACTGGAGCTCTCGCAACCGCGGGTCATGGGACAGCCTTGGGGGTAATCCGTTCTCTCCATGAAGGAGGATATGATTTAACCGTTTATGCAGATGAAACACGCCCCTATCTGCAAGGCGCTCGCTTAACCGCCTGGGAACTACTGGAGGAAGGAATCGACTCTTATCTAATTACGGATAGTATGGCAGGTTGGCTAATGGCAACTCAGAAAATTAATGCCGTAATCGTCGGGGTCGATCGAGTCGCAGCAAATGGAGATTCCGCAAACAAAATCGGAACCTATCCTTTAGCGATCGTTGCAAAGGCTCACGGTGTCCCTTTCTATATAGCCGCCACGGAAAAAAGTTTCGATTTCAGGATAGCTTCCGGTAAAGATATTCCGATAGAGATGCGAAATCCTGAAGAAGTTACAAGATTGAATTTCCTGAAAAAAGAAGACGGTTCTCCCATCTTGGGTGAAGGCATTATTGCTCCGAAAGCGGTCAAAGCCTTAAATCCTTCTTTTGATGTAACGCCTGCAGAGTTCATTACTGCGTTTATAACCGAAAGAGGTATAATAAAACCCTCCGAAATCCAAAAGGTATTCGGTTAA
- a CDS encoding DUF342 domain-containing protein gives MIVSTEQTSGLPEQDTSWESVFTLKVANDALSAELTIRPGMIKGRSLSTGVILEFLHDRDISQERVLNDQIYQTLKHLADATSKMNFSPVTFPIAAGLPPTRGEDGWLKFYHPQAQRVKIGEDGKADFRNIDRYIYVKEGEKLATLFEGIPGKAGIDVFGKPIAPPAIKRPKLTVGKNVQERQTLVDGKPLREYHATTNGAIFSTDSSVTVSQELQIDSNVGLGTGNVNYDGNVLVKGDIESGASVVTNGSLIVKGNIESSDLTIARDLEASGGIKGDGKNVIKIGGHLNAKFIENAEIEVDGDVVIEGFILNSKIHCLGTIALNGSNANLVSSSVTTFTGLVCSNLGSQAELDTVVELGFHFRNDRAFEELTKRLHSAEKEMEKVLPKIQQIKQLVQRSRGQIPEEKKEGYRKVFEEYNEKNRFMEALKQKIEVLRTTRFHPGEVQLVVRKGAYKGAIIKYRRQIEKIDKFQSAFMMRFHPGQDKAAMVAVKAQK, from the coding sequence ATGATTGTGAGTACTGAACAAACCTCAGGATTGCCGGAACAAGATACAAGCTGGGAAAGCGTATTTACTTTAAAAGTAGCTAATGACGCTTTATCAGCCGAACTAACGATTCGGCCTGGGATGATAAAAGGGCGTTCCTTATCAACGGGAGTTATCCTAGAATTTTTACATGATCGAGATATATCTCAAGAACGAGTTTTAAACGATCAAATTTATCAGACGCTAAAGCATTTGGCCGATGCTACTTCGAAAATGAATTTTTCGCCGGTAACGTTTCCTATTGCTGCCGGTCTTCCTCCGACGAGGGGAGAGGACGGATGGCTGAAATTTTACCACCCTCAAGCTCAAAGGGTAAAAATCGGAGAAGATGGAAAAGCCGATTTTCGAAATATCGATCGATATATATATGTAAAAGAGGGCGAGAAACTTGCTACACTCTTCGAAGGAATTCCTGGCAAAGCCGGAATCGACGTATTTGGAAAGCCGATAGCTCCTCCTGCGATCAAAAGACCGAAATTAACCGTCGGAAAGAACGTGCAGGAAAGGCAGACGTTGGTAGACGGAAAGCCGCTACGCGAATATCACGCAACTACAAATGGGGCCATTTTTTCCACCGACAGTTCGGTCACCGTTTCTCAGGAATTGCAAATCGATTCCAATGTAGGCTTAGGAACCGGAAACGTTAATTATGACGGAAACGTATTAGTCAAAGGTGATATAGAATCGGGGGCTTCCGTCGTGACAAACGGAAGTCTGATCGTAAAAGGAAATATAGAATCTTCCGATCTTACCATCGCTAGGGATTTGGAAGCAAGCGGCGGAATTAAAGGTGATGGCAAAAACGTCATAAAAATCGGCGGCCACCTAAACGCTAAATTCATTGAAAACGCGGAGATAGAAGTCGACGGAGACGTGGTGATCGAGGGATTTATTTTGAATTCCAAAATCCATTGTCTCGGGACGATCGCATTGAACGGTTCGAATGCTAACCTAGTTTCTTCTTCCGTAACGACCTTTACGGGTTTGGTTTGTAGTAATCTGGGCTCTCAGGCGGAATTAGATACCGTCGTTGAATTAGGATTTCATTTTCGAAACGATCGCGCATTCGAGGAATTGACTAAACGTTTGCATTCGGCCGAAAAAGAGATGGAGAAGGTTCTTCCTAAAATTCAGCAAATCAAGCAGCTAGTGCAACGATCTCGCGGTCAAATTCCCGAAGAGAAGAAAGAGGGCTATCGTAAGGTTTTTGAAGAGTATAACGAAAAAAATCGATTTATGGAAGCCCTAAAGCAAAAGATCGAGGTTCTCAGAACCACTCGCTTCCATCCTGGAGAGGTGCAACTAGTCGTTCGGAAGGGCGCTTATAAGGGAGCCATTATCAAGTATAGAAGGCAAATCGAGAAGATAGATAAATTTCAATCCGCCTTCATGATGCGTTTTCATCCTGGACAGGATAAAGCGGCAATGGTCGCAGTCAAAGCTCAAAAATGA
- a CDS encoding class I SAM-dependent DNA methyltransferase, translated as MKLYTELAEYYFDIEKNTRKFDLETQFLDRLFRKHRIRNILDLGCGTGEHVTHFQGLGYKPKGVDSSTRMIEVAKKRYSHCRFEVGNIQTYKAAEQLDGIISLFGSFNYLLSNEEVEASLKQLEQNLKPAGIAVLEVWNAEPLRKIKRKAIAPVSQTKARNTIIQRNRGFRLVRADQATVVEVNYIYNLNSKEIKDKHLMRAYFLTEFQRMVSKHRMEILNVYSNYSEVKFRSNASRMILVLKKKSV; from the coding sequence ATGAAACTATACACGGAACTCGCGGAATACTACTTCGATATTGAAAAGAATACCAGGAAATTCGACTTGGAAACCCAATTCTTAGATCGTCTGTTCCGAAAGCACCGAATTCGCAATATTTTAGACCTTGGATGCGGTACAGGGGAACATGTTACTCATTTCCAGGGCCTCGGTTACAAGCCTAAAGGCGTGGATTCCTCTACCCGAATGATCGAAGTGGCAAAAAAACGCTATTCACATTGCCGGTTCGAAGTAGGAAATATACAAACGTATAAAGCCGCCGAGCAATTGGACGGAATTATAAGCCTATTCGGTTCGTTTAACTATCTGTTAAGTAATGAAGAGGTCGAGGCTTCTCTTAAACAATTAGAGCAAAATCTGAAACCCGCCGGTATAGCGGTCCTGGAAGTTTGGAATGCCGAACCGTTGAGGAAGATAAAGAGAAAGGCAATTGCGCCAGTGTCGCAGACTAAGGCTCGTAATACGATAATTCAAAGAAATCGAGGCTTTAGATTGGTTCGCGCGGACCAAGCCACCGTGGTGGAAGTAAACTACATTTATAATCTTAATTCGAAAGAGATCAAAGATAAACATTTGATGCGTGCTTATTTTCTCACCGAATTCCAGAGGATGGTTTCAAAACATCGAATGGAAATTCTTAATGTGTATTCCAATTATAGCGAAGTAAAATTCCGTAGTAACGCCAGCCGGATGATATTGGTGCTGAAGAAAAAAAGTGTATAG
- a CDS encoding ornithine carbamoyltransferase has translation MLASKIKHLICWKDWADDEVLDLLQFAIHVKHHRANYLGHMTGRTLAMLFQKTSTRTRVSFEVAMTEMGGHAIYLDWMTSNFLLSDIDLEAEYLSRNVSVIMARMRKHEDLLQLKEGSQVPVVNGCCNMFHPCQSLADILTIALDNPKPLSDLSLTYIGVHNNVVNSLIGITSALGMQLTLVTPIADAENIDHETVERAKRKGTLHWETNLIGAIKNTDYIYTDTWVDMEFFNDPNFADKKKARMELMMPYQINEALLKETKAKVMHDMPIHSGYEITREVVRSPRSIIFQQAENRLDAQKAVILQLLEA, from the coding sequence ATGTTGGCTTCAAAAATAAAACATCTGATTTGCTGGAAAGATTGGGCAGACGACGAAGTGCTGGATCTTCTACAATTTGCCATTCATGTGAAACACCATAGGGCGAACTACCTTGGGCACATGACAGGTCGGACTTTGGCCATGCTCTTTCAGAAAACCTCCACGAGAACGAGGGTTTCCTTCGAAGTCGCGATGACTGAAATGGGTGGACATGCAATTTATTTGGATTGGATGACTTCGAATTTTCTTCTCTCCGATATCGATTTAGAAGCGGAATACTTATCTAGAAACGTCTCGGTAATTATGGCGAGAATGCGCAAGCACGAAGATCTTTTACAGTTGAAGGAAGGTTCCCAAGTTCCGGTGGTCAACGGCTGCTGCAATATGTTCCATCCTTGCCAATCCTTGGCGGATATCCTGACTATAGCGCTGGACAATCCTAAACCTCTCTCGGATCTGAGCCTAACTTATATAGGGGTTCACAATAATGTGGTGAACTCTTTGATCGGAATCACCTCCGCGCTAGGAATGCAACTGACACTTGTGACTCCGATTGCCGATGCGGAAAATATCGATCACGAAACGGTCGAACGAGCAAAGAGAAAGGGCACTCTCCACTGGGAAACGAACCTGATCGGAGCGATTAAGAATACGGACTATATCTACACCGATACCTGGGTGGATATGGAATTTTTCAACGATCCTAACTTTGCGGATAAGAAGAAGGCTAGGATGGAATTAATGATGCCTTATCAGATCAACGAAGCTCTTTTAAAAGAAACGAAGGCGAAAGTGATGCACGATATGCCGATTCATTCCGGATATGAGATCACTCGCGAGGTCGTCAGAAGCCCTAGATCGATTATCTTTCAGCAGGCGGAAAATCGACTAGATGCTCAAAAAGCCGTCATTCTCCAGCTACTAGAAGCCTAA
- a CDS encoding HpcH/HpaI aldolase/citrate lyase family protein, with protein sequence MSKLTHPKDALFEGEKPFPIIPACEHFAGSEKLITKALELQNKLGGLFDITMDCEDGAQTGKEKEHAEMIVRIQNSELNKHNMSGVRIHDYTNSYWKQDVDIIVPGAGAKIAYITIPKPTKASQVEEMITYIQKAAQKAGIKREIPIHVLIETHGALWEVEKIAALPWMQVLDFGLMDFISGHHGAIPASCMKSPGQFDHELLRRAKSTVVAAALAHGVIPAHNVTLDLKNQYQTYKDAKRAHDEFGFLRMWSIYPAQIQAILDAMAPDYSEVQTSAEILVKAQDAEWGPIQHAGDLHDRATYRYFWEVLQKAKLTGISISEEAAKRFF encoded by the coding sequence ATGTCCAAACTTACCCATCCAAAGGATGCGCTATTCGAAGGAGAGAAGCCCTTCCCCATCATTCCTGCCTGCGAGCATTTTGCCGGCTCGGAAAAGCTTATCACCAAAGCGCTTGAACTCCAAAACAAACTCGGCGGTCTTTTTGACATTACAATGGACTGCGAAGACGGGGCTCAAACGGGTAAGGAAAAAGAGCACGCAGAAATGATTGTGCGGATCCAAAACTCAGAACTGAATAAACATAATATGAGCGGGGTTCGTATTCACGATTATACGAATTCATACTGGAAGCAGGACGTAGATATTATCGTACCGGGCGCGGGTGCAAAAATCGCGTACATCACGATTCCAAAACCTACGAAAGCATCTCAGGTCGAAGAGATGATCACGTACATTCAGAAAGCGGCTCAAAAGGCCGGAATCAAACGTGAAATTCCGATTCACGTTTTAATCGAAACTCATGGAGCTCTATGGGAAGTGGAAAAAATCGCCGCTCTTCCTTGGATGCAAGTTTTAGACTTCGGATTGATGGACTTCATTTCCGGACACCATGGTGCGATCCCGGCTTCTTGTATGAAAAGCCCGGGTCAATTCGATCATGAACTTCTAAGACGCGCGAAATCCACCGTAGTGGCTGCAGCATTGGCTCACGGAGTGATTCCGGCTCATAACGTAACATTAGATTTAAAGAATCAGTACCAAACCTACAAAGATGCAAAACGAGCTCACGACGAATTCGGCTTCTTGCGGATGTGGTCGATTTATCCCGCACAAATCCAAGCAATCCTGGACGCGATGGCGCCGGATTATAGCGAAGTTCAGACTTCTGCCGAAATCCTGGTAAAAGCTCAGGACGCGGAATGGGGACCGATTCAGCATGCCGGCGATCTTCATGACCGAGCTACTTATCGCTATTTTTGGGAAGTTTTACAAAAAGCAAAACTCACAGGAATTTCTATTTCGGAAGAAGCTGCGAAGAGATTCTTTTAA